The window cggtgcggcggcggagctgaaACTTGAGGGGGAGAGGCCGACCTTCAACGACAACGACGGAGAGGACACACACAGGACGAAGATGGACAGAACCGCCATCCGACGGAGAACCATCGGCCGCCGATTCTTGAATGACGCCATGACACTAACCTACTTTATTGGAACAAGGAAAGGAGACTCAACTAGCTACTCACGGGGTGGCTCCCCTTCGCTCGCCGACCGCCGGCAAGTCGCCGGAGGTGGGAGGAAGGGAGCCAAagaggcgcggcgacggcggcagacTAGGATTTCTGTGTTGCGCGGTTAAAAGTTTCAAGTTTGGGTCTGGGGGCCCTTTGGGGTTTCGCCGGCAAAATTCAACGGAAATTTGGGCGCGCCGCGCCCTTGCTCAAGCGCAACGGTTAAGCGTTTTCGCTTTGGCCCTATGCTCCAGAGGTCAGATAAGATGGCAACATGAATTCATAATCCTGtcctaaaaaaaaagaattcatAATCCGCAGATGCAAACACGGGAAGTGATGAAAATCTCATTTACTGCGATTTTTAAGCGCGCATTGCTTACTGAAAgatagcaaaaagaaaaaaaaaatgtaagaacagtttggttgcctcGACAGGCTAAGGCAGCCGCAACATGATGGCACTACAATGAAGATTTGAGGTTCAAGCAAAGCTTTTAATCCCGACGACAAATTGCTGTTCAttgtaaaaagggaaaaatggTCAAACGCAGGACCAGGAGTACAACAGCATACAAATGACAAATTGGCAAGGCTAGTGGACCAATTTAGCCATAAGTTTTATTCTAGTTGGTGCCTTCTTCTTTCCTAGGAGCTCAACGCCTGAGGCGGGATGAATTGTGGCGAGCTCAATTCTAGACCTTGGGTTGAACTGAGAGGTTCAAAGAGTATAGGCCTGCTTCTGGACAGCTTACCTAACAGCTTACGTCCCACATACACCACCAGAAGAATGACAATCACAATGGTAGCACAAATGGTCACTGCTCTTAGAATCACGTGAGGTGGATGACCCTTCTTATGCTCCATACTATCAGGAGCACAGATGCCAGGAGCACTACAATCTGATAAGCTATGCATCCCAATTCGATTACCAGAGAAGTTGGCAAATGTGATACCAAATATGTTGCAGACACCACAAGGGCTGGAACCACTGAAATCATTCTTTGAGAGATCAAGATAGTTCAGATAACTGAGATCGGATAGTGCAGATGGCAAGCTTCCAGAGAGGCTATTGTTGTGTATATCAAGAGTAGACAATTGTCTGAAATTTGAGATAGACCCATCTAGGCTCCCTGATAAATGGTTACTGCTTGCATTGAAGAAGACCAGTGAGCACAAGGATTCTTCATACCCAGGACAAGATAATGGGATTTCACCAGAGAGGTTGTTGTCACTGACATCCAAATGGTTCAGGCTCTTGCTGCATAGTAAAGATGGGGGTAGACTAGCCATAAATGCATTACTGGACAGGTTTAGAACTGCAATGTTGGGAAGTATGCGGCCTATCTCAGCAGGAATAATGCCATTTAGATGGTTATTAGACAGAAAAAGGCCTTGCAAGGTGAGCAATGGCGCAGACCAAGGAAACATAGGTCCATCTAATGCATTCAAAGAGACATCGATAATTCTAATATTCTTCAGCTCACCAAGCTCTGCAGGAACAGATCCATTCAGCAAGTTACCTTGCAGGTGTAGCTCCTCCAGAATAACACAATTCTTGATTGCTGGTGGGATTACGACCACTCAACCAGTTATATGAGAGATCAAGCCGTGATGTTGAACATACTCTGAGTCAGGATGAGTTGGGTTCGTGAATCCCCCACATACCTCAGCAGGAATAGAACCAGAGAGCTGGTTGTGAGACAAAACCAAGACAGTGAGCGAAGTCAACTGCGATATGGATCTCGGGATTGGTCTGGTCAGATTATTAGAGCTCAGGTTTAGCATGACTAGGTTTCTGCAGTTGAAGAGCTCTTGCGGGATGCTCCCAGATAGTCTATTCCCATCAAGAGATATTTCTGTCAAATTCTCTAGTGCACCGACTGCCTGTGGGATAGGTCCTTCCAAGAAGTTACTGCCCATTTTCAACATCTGCACGCTGTGGAGTTTACCAATGCTGTCAGGGATATGGCCAGTAAGCATATTATTGTTGAGGTTCATTTCCAAAATGGTTGATGACTCAAACAACTTGCCAGGCAACACTCCTGTAAATCTGTTGTAAGACAACTCCAATATTGTGAGCGGTAGCTCGGCCAGATATTCGGGTATCCCACCATTGAAATTATTACCTTGCAAATCTAGATGAACCAGGTTCTTGCATCCCTCGAATGCCTCCTCGATACTCCCCGTGAGATAGTTACAATGCAAGTCAAGTGACCGCAGCAACTTGGCTTCACATATGGTGGGATGTATAGAACCATTGAACTTGTTGTTTGCCAGGTTTACAGAAACAACATTTCCCCATTTTTTAATCCAATCACCAATAGTACCAGACAGTTTGTTATCTTCTGCTTCAAAATGGGCAATAAATTCTAAGCCTGCAAGCTCTTCAGGAATACAGCCAGTAAAGCCATTAAACGACATACGTAGAAGAgtaagtttcttgcagttaccaAGTTCTTTGGGTATGCTCCCTATGAGCTTTGCATTCCTTGCAATCAGGACGGTTAGATTCCCCATATCACCAACAGACGCTGGGAGTTCCGAATTGAAGTGATTGCCTGATATATCAAGTTCCATTAAGCTTCTAAGGCTACCAATTGACCAAGGGATCGTGCCTGATAAATTGCATTCACACAGAGAGAGTTTCTTTAGGTGCTTCATGTTACCAATCTCTTTTGGAATCCCTCCAGTGAAATTGTTGAACCCCAAAGATAAATACTCAAGCATTTTCAGATGAGTGATCTCATTAGGTATTGGCCCCACCAAACTATTTGAAGAGAAATCAAGTGTCTGCATGTTCTGCAAAGCATTTATTCCAGGAAATATTGATCCAGTGAGCTTATTCTTGCTTGCATCAAGGTGGAAGAGCCGAGTCAGGTTGCTAAAAGATTCTGGTATCGATCCATTGAATCTGTTCTGGTGAAAGCCCAGGACCTCTAGGTTCTTCAGACTGCCCAGCTCCAGAGGAAGTTCTCCAGAGATGTTGTTATTGGATATCAATAACTTAGTGAGGTTCTGAAGATGAGCAATGGCAGGGCTCAATTGTCCAGACAATCTGTTTCTGTCTATCACTATTTCCTTCAGCATCTTCAATCCATATAATGAGAAAGGCATGGGCCCAGTAAGCTCATTATTGCTCAGGTCCAGGTACTGGAGATTCTGCAAATCTCCCAAGGCTTCTGGAATCATACCAGATAAATCACACCTACTTAGGTTGAGGCGACCAAGTGACCGGAATGCCGTGATGCATAACGGAAAAGGGACACGGAGTGGTACAGATGGAAGTTCTATGGCCACAACAGTATCTCGTCCTTCACAAGTTATACCCATCCAGTTGCATGGATGAGTTTCTGAATTAAACCAGTCCTGAAGGAAGCCTTTTGATTCAGCGACAGTGTGCCTCAGAGCATATagattgtttatataaaattcAGCGAAAGTAGAAGTAGCAATGAAGCAGAAAAATAGGATCAATAAGCTGATTCCATCCTGCAATAATCAGACCCAAATTCTGAAAATTCTCAGGAAAGGAAAAGTTAAAATAAGAGTTATAAATGTCCAGGTAGCAGAGTTCTAAACATTACCAACACCTTCAACCAACGAAAAGAGACTACCTTGCACATTTAACATTTATAACTTACATGTAAAATGCTAaaagaagaaattaaaaacAGAGACTACCTTGCACATAATCAGTCAAAACAGGTTGTAAATTGTTGGCGCTACTTATATTTTAGTCTTTTCTTTTTACCAAATGAAAAAAGTTCCTATTATAAGTGCTTCAACTAGTGGATCTCTATTTGACAATGCCTCATGGGTCATGGCTCATGCTTATGCAGGGCTTATATAATTGAGTTTCGAAGAAAGGACATGCTAAAGTGCTAAACTGCAGGTAGACAACCAGACGTCTACTGCGTTGTAATATTACAGAACTAGCCCATTCTACTTCCTGCAGAGAAAACTCTGCTTGACCAATGACCAACAGTAAAATTGGTCATTTAAACTAGCAATGCGATCGACTTGGCCCAACGCCCCAGCACTGGCACGGACTCGCCCGTGACTTCGAATCGACGGAGCAGGCAAAAGCCCGCTCATCCGCTCCACCCCCAATTTCACCTCAACGCCACCCAAACGACcgatggcggcgaggaggcggcgatgCGGCGACACGAGCGGTCGCCGAGTGCACAGAATATAACGTGGATTGCACAGAGCAAGGCAGCTAttgcggtcgccgccggcggacgGAGCGACGCGACGTCGACTAGGGTTCCATGGCCGCATGGCTTACTGGGCGCGAGGTTGGGTTTGGCCGTTGGCCTACGGGTACGGGGTGATTTCGGGCCGGGTCTACGAGAGGAACGGCCTTGATTTCATCTAGGTTGGCACGGATGGCTCGAATGAGAAGATGAAGATAAGGGATTGAGATCCGCTGCAGTTGGGGTGGCTGACTTTGAGCCACTGCATGTGAGGCCCACTAACGCTGGGGCCTGCTGGCAGTGACCCAATGTCAGCAGCCCCAACGTCAGCTGATCCGGTTCCAAGATCAAGTGGGGTTGCAAAGACTGACGTGGCCCTTATTTGAAATGTTGACGTGGCTTTTATTTTTGCAGTACGTTTGAACGACACTGATAATAGCAATGAACGTACCATATAAAAACAACGAAGTGCACGATGTAAAATTATTGATGAAAAAACATTATtgatgaaaaatagaaataaaaattGAACAACACCAAAGGAGCGATGAGTAATTATTGAACAACGAAAGATGGGATCTTAAACACAGTACCTTTTGAGCCATGATTATGTGCCCCTATGCGTAATGGTCTGCTTTGGCGATCCGAACCTCAGTAGTGTGTCGCTCTAATAGTGAAAAACAAAGATACAAAGAGAGAGTAAGAATCTAAAAGTGTTTGCACTACGAGAAAGGTACGGTAATCAAAACTCCACAACTCTATCGCCATGAGAGGTCATGCATAAGCATGATCAGAATATATATAATTTGCTCCAACATAAATCTATACTATAAtaaatattataaaggatgaAAGAATTGCAAGCTTTTCTCACCAAAATTAGACCCACCTTACTCCTCACATAGGCCCCACTTGCCAGCGCGAGAGGTTTGACAGGAGATATGGAGACCCATGGTTTTGACGTTTCTAAAATGTTTCTGCCAAAATGATAATACTTTTTACATAGAGCATTTTTGTTTACCCACCTTTATACCCACTTATTACTTTTCTTGTGTAACCTTAGCAtgcatattatttttttctaaaatttctctatttacTTTCCTTATTCACTTAGAATTGGTTAATTACTTTCCTTGTCTAACCTTAGCTTGCATATTATTTTTTactaaaatttctctatttacTTTCCTTATTCACTTAGAATTGATTAATTACTTTTCTTGTGTAACCTTAGCATGTATATTATTTTTTcctaaaatttctctatttacTTTTCTTATTCACTTAGAATTGATTAATTACTTTCCTTGCGTAACCTTAGCATCCATATTACTTTCCTTGCATATCAATGCCCAATGCCTACACATCGATGAGAAGTCGAGCACATCTAGCACATCAATATGACCGATGATGCTGCTGTTTGGATCCACAGGTAAGTCGCACCATTGGACAGTGGGGCTTGTAGTCGACTTAGAAGAAGACATGGTGAGTCGAAAAAGCTAATGACttttgtcgtggtgctgcaaaccacagccgggtggcggaaggcacccgccctagcccagagggtgtatactcagggggtagctagtcttagatcggtctcactcaagaacacgaggaacacagcaggatttagagtggttcgggccgccggagcgtaataccctacgtccactgtgtgttgtattgccttcccacgagagtgagaaggttgcgagagcttgagtcagtCTGGATTGTCCTGTGcatagcgagcgcctcccttttatatctcaagggggcgcgtacacagccgttggatccccgacaggtgggtccgacgatgcagtataaaataacgtactgttcatacattatggcgtcgcaggcaaaggagatctctctcttggattctcttgcctgctcccggagcccttcgtctaTCATGTCCTGGCGTTGTCTTGTCAGGTCGGGCCTGTCGTAGCTAGTGGCATCGCCCGCCACGTTGCTTAACcgggcggtgtagcttgcggcgtaggcggcatgatggaaaagcgtcgtgctgtcgtatccatttaatgctgcaagcgggctctgcgcggttgcggcacaggcggctccactgtgctccttggtaatacgcggtgctcagcgaggcctgacaagGCTGTCttgcgtaccgcggcggcagagcacgccttgtccaccacattaaatgcggcaggtgggcgagtcttcctgcggaagactcgcgcacgatcccgcgtcttcgggacacgtggcggctccggacccctacacggtgaggggagtccggacgggcgcaggaggtcccggacccctctgggggtccgaggcctcggcggtcagctcggagtttctcttccttagagacacgtggcgtcaccggacccatcctcaggcggggaacggtctggggccgttggcctggtgagggaaaagcctggcctgtggggcctggctactccgtctttcccgcgcagctacggataactacgcgggtcctgccttgctgcagtaagagtgggtatccctgttacagggtaccgacaacttTCTTTCCTATACACATGACTTTACATAGTAGGGATGTAATCATATGATGCTTTCCTATAGAAGAAGATCATATAAATCACTCTATATCAAATCAAATTATGTAGCTTTCCATTAAAAATTTTTACATTATGGATACTATTATAGATGAAAATCAATCGTGTATTCTTTtatcaaagaaaataaatattgtatgattatatatatggtATGGatgtgaaataaaaaaatacatgtCTCGTGGGACAAACTATCAGCCTTGCCTTCTGTTGCACCTAAATCTAATTTGTTCATAAATTGCTACTCCTATTATTTGGAAATTAGTATCagtcaatcaatcaatcaatcaatcagtCAGTCAGCCTCcaagcctccaccgccgcaaccTCCACCCCccctcgcccgccgccgtgcggcTCGCGCctcccactcctgctcctgTCCCCATCCCCCGCCACTCCCCTACCCCTTCCTTCCCATTCTTTCCGCATCTCACAGGTGCACGGGGGAAGGTGACGGGAGCCGTCCTCGGGGTCCTCCTCGCCGTCTCCAAAGTAGACGCCCGTCGCGTCGCGCCGCGCAACACCTCATGCTTCACGTCCTCAAACACGCGGAGGGTCCCCGCTCTGGGAAAGAGCGCCGCGGCCTCCCTGCGGCCGTGGGAGGCACGCGTGGCGTGAAGGCCGATGGCGGTGGTGCCGGCGCAAGCGCCGCAGCTATTCCAGAGCTCATCGCCAGAGTCGTGGCCGTCATGGAGGTGGCAAGGGTAGCCGCCCTAGGCCGGCTgttgggctgcggcggcgcgacgccgtCTCCACTGACGCCACCGTAGAAGCAGCATCAAAACCACGACTTGGAGTCCAgactcggcgacggcgagagcAGCGGGACCAGCACGCTGGCCCACAAATCCAAGGTTTTCATtgaattttttcttctttaactGATTTGTTTTAATTATTGTTCTGATTTGatttcttgttctttcttttgttGTCCGTAGTTTGTTCTGGTGACACGCCAGGGTTTATCCAATAGGAACGTATCTGGTGAAAACCACAGCTTCGTGAAAACTCATGCAAACCACGACAAAAaggtcgtctaaattcaccaaaaaatcacacatttagatgatatgatgatacacaatgcTGTAAAATATGTTGCctaaactcgacttcgtttgtgagatataaaaataacaaatttcaagccaaaaagctgtccagatgatttgttaaaaatttgttatttttatatctcacaaacgaagtcgaattTGGGCatgatattttacaaggttgtgtatcatcatatcatctacatgggtttttttggtaaatttagacgaattttttgtcgtg is drawn from Panicum virgatum strain AP13 chromosome 1N, P.virgatum_v5, whole genome shotgun sequence and contains these coding sequences:
- the LOC120653250 gene encoding leucine-rich repeat receptor protein kinase MSP1-like, yielding LQDGISLLILFFCFIATSTFAEFYINNLYALRHTVAESKGFLQDWFNSETHPCNWMGITCEGRDTVVAIELPSVPLRVPFPLCITAFRSLGRLNLSRCDLSGMIPEALGDLQNLQYLDLSNNELTGPMPFSLYGLKMLKEIVIDRNRLSGQLSPAIAHLQNLTKLLISNNNISGELPLELGSLKNLEVLGFHQNRFNGSIPESFSNLTRLFHLDASKNKLTGSIFPGINALQNMQTLDFSSNSLVGPIPNEITHLKMLEYLSLGFNNFTGGIPKEIGNMKHLKKLSLCECNLSGTIPWSIGSLRSLMELDISGNHFNSELPASVGDMGNLTVLIARNAKLIGSIPKELGNCKKLTLLRMSFNGFTGCIPEELAGLEFIAHFEAEDNKLSGTIGDWIKKWGNVVSVNLANNKFNGSIHPTICEAKLLRSLDLHCNYLTGSIEEAFEGCKNLVHLDLQGNNFNGGIPEYLAELPLTILELSYNRFTGVLPGKLFESSTILEMNLNNNMLTGHIPDSIGKLHSVQMLKMGSNFLEGPIPQAVGALENLTEISLDGNRLSGSIPQELFNCRNLVMLNLSSNNLTRPIPRSISQLTSLTVLVLSHNQLSGSIPAEVCGGFTNPTHPDSEYVQHHGLISHITG